A stretch of Pristiophorus japonicus isolate sPriJap1 chromosome 10, sPriJap1.hap1, whole genome shotgun sequence DNA encodes these proteins:
- the LOC139274788 gene encoding serine protease 23-like: MVTVPALVIFLCSIKHVIMLKPEWQKTKIPAVLPQATVTLENAHFEGKAKLEVNSPCELECHKKAPLPNYENLKEYLSYETLYLNGSRTLTNVEIYGFNAADLENKQNHRGGGRAKRQIFGLDGRFSILAKNFLLNYPFSTSVKISTGCTGTLVAEKHVLTAAHCIHDGKSYVKGAQKMKVGFFKPKQKENGKAANQTNSILPEKPRFHWIRVKRTHVPKGWIKGSANDIGMDYDYALLELKRPHKKPFMKIGVAPPQGRLPGGRIHFSGFDNDRPGDLVYRFCLVKDETYDLLYQQCDAQPGASGSGVYIRMWKRQNRKWERKVIGIFSGHQWVDKNGVQQDYNVAVRITPLKYAQICFWIKGNYVDCRDG, encoded by the coding sequence ATGGTAACGGTGCCAGCACTAGTCATTTTTCTTTGTTCCATTAAGCATGTAATTATGCTTAAGCCAGAATGGCAGAAAACAAAAATACCTGCTGTTTTGCCTCAGGCAACCGTGACGCTAGAGAATGCACACTTTGAGGGTAAAGCAAAGCTAGAAGTAAACTCTCCATGTGAATTAGAGTGTCATAAAAAAGCACCCCTACCAAACTATGAAAACCTGAAGGAATATTTGTCTTATGAAACTCTGTACTTAAATGGAAGCAGAACACTTACAAACGTGGAAATCTATGGTTTCAATGCTGCCGATTTGGAAAACAAACAGAATCACAGGGGTGGTGGAAGAGCAAAAAGACAAATCTTTGGCTTGGATGGCAGATTCAGCATCTTAGCGAAAAACTTTCTGTTGAACTATCCTTTTTCAACTTCAGTGAAAATCTCCACCGGTTGCACTGGGACTTTAGTAGCTGAGAAGCACGTTCTAACTGCTGCCCACTGTATTCATGATGGGAAGAGCTACGTGAAGGGTGCGCAAAAGATGAAAGTTGGATTTTTTAAACCAAAACAAAAGGAGAATGGAAAAGCCGCAAATCAAACCAACTCAATTCTTCCAGAAAAACCTAGGTTCCATTGGATACGAGTAAAACGGACACATGTTCCAAAGGGATGGATCAAAGGTTCAGCGAATGATATCGGCATGGATTATGACTATGCACTTCTGGAATTAAAAAGACCTCACAAGAAACCCTTTATGAAAATAGGAGTCGCTCCTCCTCAGGGAAGGCTGCCTGGTGGCAGGATTCACTTTTCTGGGTTTGATAATGATCGTCCAGGAGACCTTGTCTATCGTTTCTGCTTGGTCAAAGATGAAACTTACGACCTCCTGTATCAACAGTGCGATGCTCAGCCAGGAGCCAGTGGTTCAGGAGTTTACATTCGAATGTGGAAAAGGCAGAATCGGAAATGGGAGCGAAAAGTGATTGGAATATTTTCAGGGCACCAATGGGTGGATAAGAATGGTGTGCAGCAAGATTACAATGTGGCTGTTCGGATCACTCCCCTGAAATATGCACAGATTTGTTTCTGGATCAAAGGAAATTATGTTGACTGTAGAGATGGATGA